GGGAGTCACGGTGAGCCGTTCCGCCCGAAGCTGCGGTTCGAGCGAAAGCGTCACATCCTGCCAGATGCCGCCCTTGATATTGTGGATCGCCCACTGCGAACCGTAGGTGCGGTCGACCTTGTGCTGCACGCCGAAAGTCGGGCCGTTGTCGGAAAAAACGCGCACGGCGAGCACGTTTTTTCCCGCTTTCGCCGCTTCGGTCGCGTCGAGCCGAAACGGGGTGAAGTCGCCGTGGTGGCCGCCGATCCTGACGCCGTTCAGGAAAACGTCGGCGTCGTAGCCGACCACGTCGAAATTCAGCAGCACGCGCCGGTTCTGCAATTCCTCCGGCGTCAGGTCGAAACTCGTGCGGTAGTAGCCGCGCACGTAAGGGGTGACGGTGGTCTGCTTTTCCGGATATTTCAGATACCAGTTCAGCGGCACCGCGATGTCGTCCCAGCCGGAGTCGTCGAACTCCGGCGCGGCGTACCGGCGATCCTGCCCGGCATCCGCCGGAATCGGCTGGTCCGAAGTCTCAAGACCGGAGCACTTCCAGACGCCGTTCAGCGAGCGTTTCCGGATGAAGTCGCCGAGCCGTTTTTTACCGTCCGGCAGGACAAGTTCGGCCGCCGGAACGGTTTCGGCCCGTCTGTACTGATGCGGGGCGGGCAGATAGGGCGGCAGTTCCGCGGCGGCGGTCAGCAGCGCAGCGAAACAGGCGAGGCTGGCGAAGCCGGCGATTTTATGCGTCATCGTCTCTTTTCTCCTGATGGTCTTTCAGCGGTAAAAATTCATATTGATGCAGCTGTCGGGAGCGGTATTCGGGTCCGCCCCCCAGACGGCTTCGACTTCGGGGCCGCCCAGCGGCGCGACATGGCCGTCGAAGAAGCAGAAGTTGCTCCGGCTGCGGTGGCGGTAGGCGATCTGCCCGGAGCCGGACCGTTCGCCGTTGCTCAGGTAATCGAGCAGCTTCGGATTCCAGATCAGGTATTCCAACGCATCCGACCAGGCGGCAGAAGCGGAGGGGCGTCTGATACGCGAAACCTTGTAGGCCCCGGAATTTCCATAGACGTCGAAATAGGTGTAGCCGTAAGAGCTGTAGATCAATCCCCAGCCGTTTTTCGCCTCCTGCGCTCCGAAGGAGTCGGGACACATCAGGCCGGTCGGAAAAGCATCGCTGATCGGGTCCATCTGGTAGATGCCCGGAATGCCGAGCAGCGAGCGGAACATATCATTGCCGAAGTAGGAGCCGTGCGGAAACTGGAAATCGCCGACCAGACTCGGCATCCACCAGTCGTCGCAGTTGGCGGCGTACATCGCCCCCGCCGAGCCGAACTGCTTCAGGATGTTGACGCACTTGGTCGTCTTGGCCGCACTGCGCGCCTGGTTCAAGGCGGGCAGCAGCATGGCGGCAAGAACCGCGATAATCGCAATAACGACCAGCAGCTCAATCAAGGTGAACGGTTTGCGCATAATAGGGGGTATATGATGTTTCCGTGCGCGGCCTGTCATGATGTAACTCCTTTTGGTTAAATGAATTTATTCGTCCTCTGGCGGCAGAAATGTTCCGTCTGCTCTTCCTGGTCTCGTCCGTCTTCATTGTCGTGGGATTCGCGGGGGGAATACATTTCCCCCGCCCCCCATTTCTTACTCTGTGCCGGGCTTTCATTTCCCGTGGGCTGCCCCCTTGCCGCCCGCGGCGGTGAGCCTTCGCTCCGCTGCGTTCACATCCGCTGCGCGGCGCATACCGCGCTTTTTTGCCGGGCGGCAATGCTGTTTCATTTCACATACCCGGTATTATACAGAATCATCGTTGACCGGTGGACATTCCCGCCGACGCGGTTTCCCGGAGATGCCGTTGACCTGAAGCGTCGATTCATGGCCGTCTCCTTTCCCGGGCGACACGAATAGAAGTTGATTACGTATCGTATACTGACACTATAATTATACCTCAGACAGCGGGAATTGTCAAGAGCATTCCGCGAAAAAATTCGATTATTTACCGGCCTGCGCCATCTTATCCCGCCCGGCGGTTCTCATTGAAATACGCGGAGCCGGACCGCCGCACCGTCCCCAGCGGAACAGCGGCGTTACTTTTTGCCTGCAAACGCCTTGATGATGTTCAGGATGACCTGGACCGAACTCTCCATCTCCTGTACCGATGCGAACTCGCATTCGCCGTGGAAGTTGTAACCGCCGGTCCCGAGATTCGGGCAGGGCAGTCCTTTGAAGGAGAGCGTCGCGCCGTCGGTGCCGCCGCGGATCGGCACGATGACCGGCTCGATCCCGGCGGAACGGACGGCGTCTTCCGCGATTTCAATCAGAAACGGATGCTGCCGGATGATCTCCTCCATATTGCGGTACTGGTCCTTGATGGTCAGCACGACGGTTCCGGCGCCGTATTTCGCGTTCAGCGTCTCGGCCGCCTCCCGCATACGCCGTTTGCGCGCCTCGAACGAAGCGGCTTCGTGGTCGCGCAGCAGATAGACCAGCCGGGCATTCCCGACGCTGCCGGAAGTGTGAACCAGGTGATAGAACCCCTGAAAGCGCTCCGTCTTCTCCGGAACCTCATCCTGCGGCAGCAGGGAATCAAGCTCGAACGCGACCTTCTGGGCGTTGATCATCACGTCTTTGGCCGAACCGGGATGGACGGACCGCCCCCGGAGTTCGAAGGTCGCCGTCGCCGCGTTGAAGTTCTGGAACTCGATCTCCCCGGCGCCGCCGCCGTCGAGGGTATAGGCGTAATCGGCGCCGAAATCCGCAACGTCGAAATGGAGCGGCCCCTCGCCGATCTCCTCGTCCGGCGTAAAGCCGATGCAGAGCTTTCCGTGCGGGAGATCTCCGGCGGCAACCCGTTCGACGGCGGTCAGAATCTCCGCGATGCCGGCCTTGTCGTCGGCGCCGAGAAGCGTGGTGCCGTCCGTGGTGATCAGCGTATGCCCGGTCAGGCGGTTCAGTTCCGGAAAAACGGCCGGATCAAGCGTGCGGCCGCTGTCACCGAGCGGAATGACGCCGCCCCGGTACTCGACCAGCTGCGGACGGACGTTGTCGCCGGGAGCATCGGCCGAGGTGTCCATATGCGCCACAAGCCCGAGGGCCGGAGCCTCCCCGCAGCCCGCCGAAGGCGGAATTTCGCCGAATACATAGGCGAATTCGGAGACGCGGACCCGCTCGACGCCGAGCTCCCGAAGCTCCTTCGCAAGATGCCGGGCGAACTCAAGCTGCCCCGGCGTGGAGGGATGCCGCCCGGTGGAATCGTTCGACTGCGTGTTGAACCGGACATATTCGAGCATTCGTTCCGAAACGGTTTTCATGATGGTACCTCCTCCATTCGTTTTTGCTTTTACTATACCGCCGAAAACGCCGTTTTCCACCGTCCGCAACCGCCCGGCCCGGTACAATCCGGTCCCATTTTTGCGGAATGTGAAAGAAAGCGGTTGAAAGCCGGAATTCCGGACCTATATTCCCGTCAACTTCAGGAGGCACGCATGAAATATTCCGTCACGGCGGCTGCCGCCGCTCTATTGTCCGCCGCAGTTTTCGCGGGCGCCGGAGCCGCGCTCAATCCGGCCCGGGTGGAGGTGACCGGCGTCACCGACCGGGACCCGCTGAGTTACCGGGCGGGAGAAACGATCATCTTTGAAATCCGAACCGATTACGGCGGGCAGAAGGCGGAAGGCGACTACTTCCTGGCCTGGGAACGCTCCGGCGACGACGGCAGGACCGAGCGCGGCCGGGAGCGGGTCTCCGCCCGTCCTCTGGTGCTCCGCACCTCGCTGGACCGGCCCGGATTCGTCCGCATCACGGCGACGCTGCTGGACGCCGGCGGCAAGCCGCTGCCGACCCGCAACAACTGGGGGCAGCCGATGAACTGCGGCTTCGAGGGCGGCGCGGGAGTCGAACCGGACAAGCTCGCCGGGCTGCCGGAGATTGCCGATTTCGACGCATTCTGGAGGAGGCAGAAAGCGCGCCTCGCCGCCGTTCCGCTGAAGTACCGGCTCGAACAGCAGACGAGTCCCCTGAAAAACGTGACCGTCTACGCGGCAACCGTCGACTGCGCCGGGCCGCGCCCGGTCACCGGTTACCTGACCGTACCCGCCGGGGCGCGGAAGCGGTCGCTGCCCGTCCGCGCGGTCTTTGCCGGATACGGTGTCGAAAAACAGAATCCGCCGCAGCAGGGACCGGAGGATTGCATCGTGTTTCACGTGAACGCGCACGGCTTCGAATTAAACCGCGACGCCGATTATTATGCCGGATTCGCGCGGGCGATCGAATCCAACGGATTCTCTTACGCCTTCGACCCAAAGCAGAACGCCGATCCGGAACGCGCCTACTTCAACGGCATGGCGCTGCGAGTATTGCGTTCGCTTGAATTCCTGAAAGCGCTGCCGGAGTGGGACGGCGTCCGGCTGGAAGTCGCCGGCGGCAGCCAGGGAGGGCTCCAGGCGATCTGGGGAGCGGGGCTCGATCCGGACGTCACCGGCTGCAAGGCGGATATTCCGTGGTGCTGCGATCTGGCGGGGGCGGCGAAACTCGGGCGGCTGAACGGCTGGCACCCGGAATACCGGCGTCCGCTCGATTACTACGATGCGGTCAACCACGCAAAGCGGATCAGGTGTCCGGTGGAGATCACCCGGGCAGGCCTGGGCGACTACACCTGCGCGCCATCCGGCGTGGCAATCCTCTACAACAGCATCGAAAGTCCGAAAAAAATCACCTGGGTGCAGGGGTCGACCCACGGATACATGCCGAAAAATCCGCAACGCATCGTGAGAGAAAAATAAACCGCTGTATGCCGGTACGCACGAAAAGCCGGCGTTCCGGCTTTCCGGCTTTACAGCTGCCCCGGCGTCCGGCGCGCTTCCCGGACCGGCTCTCCGTTCAGGTCGATGATCCGGACATCGAGCGGAATCCGCCTGCCGGCCGATTCGAGCGCTTTTTCGACGATCGCGACGGTTCCGCCGCAGCAGGGCACCGTCATGCGGGCAACCGTAACCGAGCGGATGTCGTGGCGCCTGAAGATCTCCGCAAGCTTCGACACATACTCCTCCGTATCCTCATCGAGCTTCGGGCAGAAGATGACCAGAATCTTTCCATCCAGCAGCTCGCGGTGGAAGCCGCCCATCGCGCAGGGCACGCAATCCGCCGACACCAGCAGATCGGCTCCGTCGAAATACGGAGCCTCCGGATTCAGCAGCCGGAGCTGTACCGGCCACTGCCGCAGAGCCGACGGCGTCTCCTCCGGCGGAACGGCGGCGGCCGGCTTCCGCGGCGTCAGCGCCTTCGCCAGAGTGCCGGGGCAGCCGCGCCCGAGCGTCTCTTCCGCCGCCTCTTCCGGAACCGGTATGCCCTTTTCCCGCAGATATTCGACCGCGATCCGGTGAAGCTCCTGTTCGCCGTGCGATCTCAGGTGGTGCAGATGCGCCCTGACCGTATTGGCTCCCTGCGCGGCAATCCGCTCCATGACCAGCCGTTCGTCATAGGGAGCGGCTTCGCGTTCAGTCATCGTGATCGCGCCTTGCGGACACTCCCCGAGACATGCGCCGAGACCGTCGCAGAACAGATCGCTGACCAGCCGCGCCTTGCCGTCGATCATCCGGATCGCCCCCTCCGGGCAGTTCGGGATGCAGTTTCCGCAGCCGTTGCAGAGCTTTTCGTCGATTTCTATGATTTTCCGTTTCATTCGCATGGCCCTCCTTTTATTACGGTTTGTTATCATTCACTAACAATATACGCGGCTTTTCGGTAAAATCAAGGGAGTTTCATTGATTTTTCGAAGACAGCGGATTATATTGCTTTGATCGATCAACAACCTCCGGGTGAAAAGCCATGACTCATACGGACAACCAGCCGCCGGAACGGACGGAGCAGCAGGAGACCCGGACGCCCGTTTCCGAGCCGGAAGAGCGTACCATTCTCCTTCCCCGGACGGAAACGGGGGAACCCGGCGCAACGCCTCCCCCCGCAAAACCCGCCGCCCTCCCCGCTTCGCCGAAGACCCGTTTCTTCCAGCTGAAAAAACGGCGCGACGTCAACTCCGTCATGGAGGAGCTTCAGGATCACCCGGCCGAAGGGGAGGTCGATTTCTCCGGCGACGAGGAGAGCCTCGAACTGCTCGAGGAGAGCTACGACGTCGGAAAAAAATTCGCGGAGGGCGGCCAGGGCGAATTGTTTCACGGTTTCGACCGCCGGCTGAACCGGCTGGTCGCCCTGAAGTCGCTGCGCGGCGAACTTTCCGGAAACCAGCGGCTGCGACGGTTCTTCCTCTCCGAAGCGCGGGTCACCGCCCAGCTCGACCATCCGGCGATCGTGCCGATCTACACGCTGAATTCCGACCGGAAAGCGGGGCTGCACCTCGCGATGAAGCTGGTCAAGGGGCAGACCTTCAAGGCCTACCTCGAACAGATCTGCACGCACTACCGGCTCGACGGCGTAAACTCGTTCGACGAAAAGAAAGCCCTGCGCACCCGCCTCGACATCCTGCTCAAAGTCTGCGATGCGCTCGAATATGCGCACAGCCGCAACGTCATGCACTGCGACCTGAAGCCGTCGAACATCATGATCGGCGAATTCCGCGAAACCTACATCATGGACTGGGGCATCGCCCGGCGCATCCGGCATACGGAGAATGCGGCCGAAACACCTCCGCAGGAGGACGATTTCTGCGGAACACCGCAATACCTTGCGCCGGAGGTCATCCGGCACGAGCTGCGCGACCAGCGGGCGGACCTGTTCGCAATGGGCGCAATCCTGTTCGAAGCCGCCACTTTGAAAACCGCTTTCACCGGCAACTCCGTATCGGAGGTTCTGGCGAACATCGCCGACGGCCGGATGGAGCCGCTCGAACACCGTTTCCATGCGCCGATCGACGCGGACCTGAAGGCGATCATCCGCAAAGCGCTCGCCCCGGACCCGAAGCAGCGTTACCAGGAGATCAGGGAGTTTTCCGGCGATCTGAGGCGCTATCTGATGGGGCTGTCGGTGTCGGCCAGGCCGGACAATCCGGCCATGAAGCTGGTCCGCTGGTGCTACCTGCACCGCCGGCTGACGCTGGTCCTGATGCTCTGCGCGCTGCTGGCCGGAGTCGGCGCCCTCGCCTTCACGCTCTACCGGGAGTTCCGTTTCTCCGAAGAGCTCCGTTCGCGCGACTACGCCCTCGGCGCGGCCTACTCCCGCAGCACCCATGCCGGACATCTGCTCGACGAACAGTTTTCGAAACTCGAACTGATGACCGCTTCGCTCGCCGCCGATATCCGGTACCTGCTGAAGTACGATCCGCATCATGAAAAGGGGGAAGAACATGCGTTCCGCGCGGTTTCCGAGCTGCGCCGTCCCGGTGCGCCGGGACTGATCGACTCCGTCTTTCACCACGGCCGGATCGACCCGGAAAGCATCGCCTACAATGTGACTCCGGATACGAACCCGGAAAGCGTCGAACGCCGCCTCGAGCCGATCTCGCGTTACATTCCCCGGCTGCTGCAGACGATTCTCGAAAGCCCGGTCAACGCCCGCGTGACGGATTCGAATCTGGAGGAACTCAAAACCGCCGCCTTCCGGGACGGCACGCCGATCATCCGGGTTCTCTTCGGCTTCCCGGACGGGCTGTACGCGGCTTATCCGGCCGGGAACGGCTTCCCGGAACGCTACGATCCGCGCCGCCGCATCTGGTTTCCTCCGGCCGATGCCTGGAAGGAGAAACGGGCCGTCTGGTCGCGCCCCTATATCGACAGCGTTCCGCAGATCGGACTGGTCATCTCCTGTTCGGTTCCGCTGCGCATGCCGGACGGGCGCGGCAACGGGGTCTGCGCGGTGGATATCTCTCTGGACGAACTGATCGAGGAGCTGCACTCCTCCGGCAACGCGGGCCCGCACGTGCTCGAGAAGGCGATCATGGACGACGGCGGCAGAATCATCGTCTCCACCACCAGGGACTTCGCCGACATCGCCCGGTCGAATTACCGGAGCCCGGACGATGAGGTCGTCTTCAAGCAGCTCGAAAACCTCGCCGTTCTCGACGATATGAAAAAGCGGAAATTCGGAGTCGTCACCATCCAGGAGCCCGACGGAAACGAAACGGTCTACACCTTCTGCCACATCCGCTCGGTCAACTGGTTCTATATCGAAAAGCTCGACATGCGCAATCTGCTGGCCTTTTTCCGCCGCTGAGCGGCCGGCCTCATACCATTGCCCGCAGCCCGAAACCGCCGATCAGCTCCGCTGCGTGACGCATCGCGTCATCGCCGGGGCTCCCGGCCCGCGGCATCGTGTCGGCGCGCCCGACCGCTTCGTATTTCGAACGCGCAAGCGAATGATAAGCCAGCAGCCGGACCGCCGTGACCGTGCCGATCCCGGCCAGGAACTCCGCGCTGCGCTTCAAAGTCTCATCCTCCATATTCAGGCCCGGTATGAGCGGAATGCGGATTTCGACCGGACAGCCGTTCCGGCCGAGCCGCAGCAGATTCGCTTTGATCCGCCCGTTGCCGCTGCCGGTCAGCCGCCGGTGCGCCTCCGAATCGGGATGCTTGAAGTCGAACAGGAACAGGTCGGCCACCGGCAGCACGGTTTCGAACGCGCTCCACGGAACCTCCCCGCAGGTATCCACCGCCGTATGGATGCACTCCCGTTTCAGCAGCCTGAAGAGCTCCGCGCAGAAGGCGGCCTGAAGCAGCGGTTCGCCGCCCGAAACGGTCACGCCGCCGCCGGAGGTTTCGTAAAACGCCCGGTCCTCGAGCACGGCCGCCGCCGTCTCCTCCGGCGTCACGCGCTTTCCGTACAGCACAAGCGCATCGAACAGGCAAGCCCCGACGCACCTTCCGCACGCGGTGCAGCTCTCGCGGCCGAAGCGGTGTTTCCCGTCCGCAATCCGGTGGCAGGCGCAAACCCGGGCGCATTCGCCGCACAATGTGCATTTGTGGAACCGCACTCCGAGCTCCGGCGCGCGCCGGATGCTCTCCGGATTGTGGCACCAGACGCACCGGAGCGGACACCCTTTCAGGAACACGGTGCTCCGCACGCCCGGACCGTCGTGAACCGCAAAGCGTTTCAGGTCGCAGATGATTCCTTCCCGCATCTCCCCCTCCCTACTCGCTGATGCAGCGGGCCCGCTCGATGTATGCGTCCTGCTCTTTTCTGCAAAGATCGGTGAACAGCACGTTCCAGCCGCAGACCCGGACCTGCAGTCCGCGATAGTTCTCCGGGTGCTCCTGAGCGGCGGCCAGCGTCTCCGCATCGAAGATGTTGAAGTGAATCGCCACGCCGTTCAACCGCATATAGGTCAGGAGCAGCGCACGCATCGCGGCGAGCCCGTCCTCGCCGCGAACCGTGGCCGGATGCATCATCACGTCGAGCGGATAATCGCCCGGATACCAGGCCGGATCGATACGCGAAAGCGATTTCACCAGTGCGGTCACGCCGTTCGTATCCGCCCCCTGCACGGGAGAAAGATTCTTCGACATTTCGTCTCCGGAACGGCGTCCGTCCGGCGTTGCGCCGGTCTTCTCCCCGAGGCAGATGAACTGCCGGGCGGAGTGGCCCGACGCCTGGTAGAAGCCGCCGCGCGCGTTCGGACGCCGGTTGATCCTTTCCGATACGTGGCGCGCGAGCTCCGCCGCAAGGCGGTCCGCCGCCTCGATGCCGTTGCCGTACTTGTTCCCGTCGCGCAGAATCCGCAGCCGCAGCTTTTCATGGCCGTTCCAGTCGGCCTTCAGGATGTCGCGGAGTTCGGCAGGCGTCAGCTCCCGGCGCTCGTAGACATAGCTGCGGATCACCGTCAGCGCATCGACCGCGGAGGCGAACCCGGCTTCGAGAATCGACGAAATATTGTAGACCGACCCGTCCGAGAATGCGTCGCGCGCCGTCTCGAGACTGTGCCGGATTGTCGCGGAGAACAGCAGCGCCGGGTTGATCTCGTGCAGCGTCCGCTCGAAATCATCCACGCACCGGATGTTGAATTCGATGATCCGGTCGAGCTGCCGGAAGTAGGCGGCCAGAAAATCGTCGAAGGTCCGGAGCCGGTCGAGCGGGCCGGTCTTCTCCCCGAATGCGATTCCGGTCAGCGGGTCGATGCCGTCGTTCAGTACCAGTTCAATCGGTTTCAGCATATTCAGGTGCCCGACGCCGGTCGTATTGCCGAGTGCGCGCGGCACGAACTCGTAGCAGCCGCGGATGTCGCAGGTCCGCGCCTCCTCCGCGCTGAAGCCGCAGGCCGCCATCGCGCGGGCGATGCCGGGTTCGCAGACGAACACGATGCTGTTGTGCCCGCGCCGAATCATGTCGAACGCACGGTCCAGAAACTCCGGCGGCGTATTCGGCGCGGTTTTGATCTGGATTTTCGGCGTATGCAGTCCGAGCCGGTCGTACTCCTCGAGAATCAGGTGCGAAAGTTCGCTGATCTCCGTGGAGCCGTCGGCCTTCGTTCCGCCGAGATAGAACGGGTGGCCCCAGTAGTTGTCGATCGACGCCCACTGCATCAGGAAGTAGCCGATGAATTCGCGGATCTGCGCTTCGGTGAACCGCTTTTCCGCCAGGTCCCGCCGGAAATACGGCAGGAGCATGCGGTCGAGGTTGCCGAGCGACCGGACCTGATACCGGTCGATATGTTCGCCGAACATGAAAAAGAGATAGATCAGCGACAGAACCTCGAACGTGTTGCGCGGTGCGCCGGAAATCAGCGCGCCGAGGCACTCCGCCACGGCAGCGACCCGTTCACTGCCGTCCGCGTGCTCAAGCGCATACTTCCGGAACCGGCCGAGCATCTCGAGAACCGCGCGGCAGGCGATTTCCATGCCGTCGAAACGGGCGGCCGCCTCGGGCGTCAGCGTGCCGCGCTCCGCGTGGCGCCGGCGATATCGCCGCACCCGGTCGAGCAGCCCCGGAAAGCCGAGCTCATAGACGGCCTCCCAATCCGGCACGGAGTGGTCGAAGTCCTTCCAGATCGCCGTAGCGCCGGTACGTTCGCAGAGCTTCCGCAGCTCCGTCAGCTCAGGCGAAGCCCGGTCCGCCTCTTCGCTCCAGCCATAAATCAGCGCGGTCAGCGGCCGGTCGTCCCGGTCCCAGCAGCCGAAGCCGACGAACCAGTCGTGCGGGTTCACATCGATCCGGACGTTCCGGGTCACATACTCGAAGGCCCGCGCTTTCACAACCGGACGCGGTTCCCCGGCCAGCTCCCGCGCGAGCAGTCCGATGTCTCTTCTGATCGTCTCATTGTCGAGACCGGTCGCCGGATCGAAAGACGGATTCCGGAATTTGCCGAGCAGATACGGCAGATCCTGTTCGAAGGTGCGATATGTCATGGCAGCATTCTCCTTTTTTATTTATTATACACGCGCCGCACCGGAAACAGAATGGCGGAAAACGGAATAAGTTTTGCATTTTGTGATTTTCATGCTATTTTATCCAAAGCGGGAGGCATGTGATGGCGGAGTTGAGGAACCGGGATGAAATTTACGGGCTGAGCAACCGAATCAGCCTGACGCTGACCCATTTCGCCAAAGGGGCATACCCGGTCTTTTCGGCGACGCCGCAGGCGCTTTCCGTCAACCGGATGCTTGGCATTTTTGAGAACCCGAACGGAGCGGAGAACTTCATCCGCTGCGGGGACGACAAGCTTCCGCTGATTCCGGGAACCGTCTACTTCATTCCGGCCTACCTGCCCGCGCAGGTCCGGCTCGACGACCGGACGCTCTTCGTCTCGATCCAGTTCAGCCTCGAACTCCATTCCGGCGTGGAACTGTTTTCGATGTACAAGCACATCCGCAGCGAATACCGGCCGGAGCTGGTCGCCCGGCTGGTCGAAATTTTCGACTCCGACCGGCAGCTGCTGCTTGCAGTCGAACTGCGCAAGCACGTGTTCGCATTCGTATATGACATGCTCGACGGAAGTGCGGAGACACCGCCCGACCTCGCGGCCCGCTTTGCGCCGTACGCAGCCGTACTCGACCATATCGCGGCCCGCTGCACGGCCGGAATGCGCGTCGCGGAGCTGGCGAAAATCGCCCGGATGCCGCGCGAAACCTTCACGCGAAGATTCACCGCCGACACCGGAATCACGCCGAAACGTTTTCTCGACCGGCAACTGCTGCGCCGCGCCTCGGAGCTGCTGCGCCGTCCGCATACCACAGCACGCGAAGTCGCCGCCGAGCTCGAATTCAGCAGTGAATTCGTCTTTTCACGTTTCTTCAGGAAACAGAGCGGACTCTCTCCCGGCCTCTACCGGCGGCAGTACCGGCCCTGAACGGCTCCGCCACCTCTCGCGATCCCCGGCACCGGACCGGACATCACACCTCTTCCACCGCATCGCGGCAGTGGGCGGTTTTCAGGATGTCGAGCCCCCATTCGTATTCGCTGCGCGTCTTGAAGTTGAACATGATCGAAAGCAGGTTCCCGCCCGGTTCGATTTTGCGGCACTCAAGCAGGAACGGATGCTCCCAGTCGTTCACCCGGAACAGTTCGGCCCGGCAGTCCGGCCCGAGCAGGACGTTCTCCATGAACACCTTGTCGGGGTGCTGGCTCATGCGCCTGCCGAGCATCCGCGTCCGGAACTCCTCCTCTTCGTCCGGCGAAACCTGACAGACGGCACTGCTCGCCGCAATGCAGCGATCCGGTTCGACCAGCCGGATCGCGCCGTCCTTCTGCTCCTCGCGCCGGAAACCACCCGGAATCAGAATCTCCCAGTTGCCGATCGGGGCCAGCAGCGGAAATTTGCGGAAACCGACCGATTCGAACCGGGTGTCCTCCGGAATTTCCTCCGGCACAACAGGCGTGCGCCCGACGATTCCGCACAGTTCGAGGTAAAGCTTCCGGGGAAACGGCAGCAGCGGGTCCTCTTTCGCCACCTTTTCCAGACTCCGGCAAATCTCTTTGCAGAGCGGGTCGCCGGCATGGAAAGCACACCGGGTCCAGGCGTCGCTCATAGCCAGGTTGCGCAGATAAACCGTGTCCTTCTCCCGGTTCGGCCAGATGAAGAAATCCTGCAGAAACGCCATCGGCTCCCGGTCGAACAGGGCCTTGACGGAACAGGGAAACAAACCGGTCGGACAATACCAGTGATTCTCCGGCGCATTGGCGAGCATGTACCAATCGTCAGGCCACGCGAAGCAGATCGCCTCGCTCCGCCGGCCGCCTTCGATCTCAATGGTCGTCAGGAGTTCCTCCAGAAAGGGCAGGAACACCGCGCGCCGGAGAGCTTCGAAATCGCCTCTCTCGCAGTAAGGGTCGCCGGGCTCATAAACCGCAGCCAGGCGGGCCTCGCCGGCC
This Victivallis lenta DNA region includes the following protein-coding sequences:
- a CDS encoding glycyl-radical enzyme activating protein; this encodes MREGIICDLKRFAVHDGPGVRSTVFLKGCPLRCVWCHNPESIRRAPELGVRFHKCTLCGECARVCACHRIADGKHRFGRESCTACGRCVGACLFDALVLYGKRVTPEETAAAVLEDRAFYETSGGGVTVSGGEPLLQAAFCAELFRLLKRECIHTAVDTCGEVPWSAFETVLPVADLFLFDFKHPDSEAHRRLTGSGNGRIKANLLRLGRNGCPVEIRIPLIPGLNMEDETLKRSAEFLAGIGTVTAVRLLAYHSLARSKYEAVGRADTMPRAGSPGDDAMRHAAELIGGFGLRAMV
- a CDS encoding prepilin-type N-terminal cleavage/methylation domain-containing protein, producing the protein MTGRARKHHIPPIMRKPFTLIELLVVIAIIAVLAAMLLPALNQARSAAKTTKCVNILKQFGSAGAMYAANCDDWWMPSLVGDFQFPHGSYFGNDMFRSLLGIPGIYQMDPISDAFPTGLMCPDSFGAQEAKNGWGLIYSSYGYTYFDVYGNSGAYKVSRIRRPSASAAWSDALEYLIWNPKLLDYLSNGERSGSGQIAYRHRSRSNFCFFDGHVAPLGGPEVEAVWGADPNTAPDSCINMNFYR
- a CDS encoding ATP-binding protein produces the protein MKRKIIEIDEKLCNGCGNCIPNCPEGAIRMIDGKARLVSDLFCDGLGACLGECPQGAITMTEREAAPYDERLVMERIAAQGANTVRAHLHHLRSHGEQELHRIAVEYLREKGIPVPEEAAEETLGRGCPGTLAKALTPRKPAAAVPPEETPSALRQWPVQLRLLNPEAPYFDGADLLVSADCVPCAMGGFHRELLDGKILVIFCPKLDEDTEEYVSKLAEIFRRHDIRSVTVARMTVPCCGGTVAIVEKALESAGRRIPLDVRIIDLNGEPVREARRTPGQL
- a CDS encoding protein kinase domain-containing protein codes for the protein MTHTDNQPPERTEQQETRTPVSEPEERTILLPRTETGEPGATPPPAKPAALPASPKTRFFQLKKRRDVNSVMEELQDHPAEGEVDFSGDEESLELLEESYDVGKKFAEGGQGELFHGFDRRLNRLVALKSLRGELSGNQRLRRFFLSEARVTAQLDHPAIVPIYTLNSDRKAGLHLAMKLVKGQTFKAYLEQICTHYRLDGVNSFDEKKALRTRLDILLKVCDALEYAHSRNVMHCDLKPSNIMIGEFRETYIMDWGIARRIRHTENAAETPPQEDDFCGTPQYLAPEVIRHELRDQRADLFAMGAILFEAATLKTAFTGNSVSEVLANIADGRMEPLEHRFHAPIDADLKAIIRKALAPDPKQRYQEIREFSGDLRRYLMGLSVSARPDNPAMKLVRWCYLHRRLTLVLMLCALLAGVGALAFTLYREFRFSEELRSRDYALGAAYSRSTHAGHLLDEQFSKLELMTASLAADIRYLLKYDPHHEKGEEHAFRAVSELRRPGAPGLIDSVFHHGRIDPESIAYNVTPDTNPESVERRLEPISRYIPRLLQTILESPVNARVTDSNLEELKTAAFRDGTPIIRVLFGFPDGLYAAYPAGNGFPERYDPRRRIWFPPADAWKEKRAVWSRPYIDSVPQIGLVISCSVPLRMPDGRGNGVCAVDISLDELIEELHSSGNAGPHVLEKAIMDDGGRIIVSTTRDFADIARSNYRSPDDEVVFKQLENLAVLDDMKKRKFGVVTIQEPDGNETVYTFCHIRSVNWFYIEKLDMRNLLAFFRR
- the pepT gene encoding peptidase T: MKTVSERMLEYVRFNTQSNDSTGRHPSTPGQLEFARHLAKELRELGVERVRVSEFAYVFGEIPPSAGCGEAPALGLVAHMDTSADAPGDNVRPQLVEYRGGVIPLGDSGRTLDPAVFPELNRLTGHTLITTDGTTLLGADDKAGIAEILTAVERVAAGDLPHGKLCIGFTPDEEIGEGPLHFDVADFGADYAYTLDGGGAGEIEFQNFNAATATFELRGRSVHPGSAKDVMINAQKVAFELDSLLPQDEVPEKTERFQGFYHLVHTSGSVGNARLVYLLRDHEAASFEARKRRMREAAETLNAKYGAGTVVLTIKDQYRNMEEIIRQHPFLIEIAEDAVRSAGIEPVIVPIRGGTDGATLSFKGLPCPNLGTGGYNFHGECEFASVQEMESSVQVILNIIKAFAGKK
- a CDS encoding acetylxylan esterase — its product is MKYSVTAAAAALLSAAVFAGAGAALNPARVEVTGVTDRDPLSYRAGETIIFEIRTDYGGQKAEGDYFLAWERSGDDGRTERGRERVSARPLVLRTSLDRPGFVRITATLLDAGGKPLPTRNNWGQPMNCGFEGGAGVEPDKLAGLPEIADFDAFWRRQKARLAAVPLKYRLEQQTSPLKNVTVYAATVDCAGPRPVTGYLTVPAGARKRSLPVRAVFAGYGVEKQNPPQQGPEDCIVFHVNAHGFELNRDADYYAGFARAIESNGFSYAFDPKQNADPERAYFNGMALRVLRSLEFLKALPEWDGVRLEVAGGSQGGLQAIWGAGLDPDVTGCKADIPWCCDLAGAAKLGRLNGWHPEYRRPLDYYDAVNHAKRIRCPVEITRAGLGDYTCAPSGVAILYNSIESPKKITWVQGSTHGYMPKNPQRIVREK